The region CCGAGGAACTGCCAGATCGCCCGGAAGTCCTCGATGTCGTTGATCAGCGGGGTGCCGGTCAGCGCCATCAGCAGCGGCCGGACGGTCCGCTGGCGGATCTGCTCGGACAGGTGCAGCACGTGCTGCGAGCGCTGCGAGCTCTTGTTCTTGATGAAGTGCGCCTCGTCGACGACCATCCCGCGGAAGCCGTGCTCGGCCATCCAGCCGACGTGGCGGTCGAGCACCTCGTAGTTGACGACGACGATGTCGGCGAAGCCGTCGATGTCCTCGCCGTCACCGTGGATCACGGCGACCGCGCGGTGGGGCGTCCAGATGCCGGCCTCACGGGCCCAGTTCATCTTGACGACGTTGGGCACCACGACGAGGAGCGGGAAGGCCTTGGCGGCCTCGGCCGCCAGCAGCGACTGGGCGGTCTTGCCGAGGCCCGGCTCGTCGGCGAGCAGGAAGGTGCGGTGGCCCTGGCGGGCGGACTCGACCAGCTGCGCCTGGTGGTGCATCAGCTCGTGGCCGCCGGCGGCCTGGAGCGAGGCCGGCTCGGGCAGCGCCATGCAGGACGTCGCGCCGGCGCCGGCGAACTCGAAGGAGCGGAAGAGCGGGCCGAGCAGCTCCCACGTCGCGAGGCGGTGGGTCAGCGGCTTGTGCGCCGTACCGGAGAAGTCGGGGGCGAGGAACGGGTGGGCGAGCTGGCGCGAGATCACCGACTGCGGGACGACCCGACGCTCGGTCGTGGCCGCGGCGTCGGTCTCCGTGACCTCGGGGACCTCCTCGACCTCGGCCTCGAGGCCGGCGGCGGCGATCATCTCCTTGCGCAGCTCCTTGGCGGCGTCGGAGATGACGGCGTCCTCGGCGAGCAGCGTGAAGAGCGTCGAGTCCCGCGCAGCCGTCTTGGCCAGGATCGTGGCGATCCCGTCGAGCCGCTTCAGCTGCTCGTTGCGCTGGGCCTCGGACATCTCGGTGTCGCCCTTGACCCGGATCCGCTCCTCGCGGGCGAGCAGCGCGACGACCTGGAACTTGGTGCGCACGCCGGGCATCGCCGAGCGACGCTCGACGGCGTTCTCGACCTCGCGCACGGCGCGGGCGAGGACCGGGATGATCCCGTCGTTGTCGAGCGGGCGCCGGCGACCGTTGCGCTGGTTGGTGCCACGCTGGTTGGACGATCGCTGCGACGTGCGCTGCGACGTACGGCGGTTTGCCGTCTGCTGCTGGCCCGATCGAGCCAAGGACCCCTCCTCGGAGTGGAGCCACGGCGACGGTGAGGGCAGCTGCACCCCCACGGCCTCCGAGACCGGTACGAACGTGCGTCAACGGACGTGGACGTGCTGCCACTTCCCTGACGCGATGTGGTCCGCGAGACACGGCACGCGACCGACAAGGCCGCGGCCCGACCGGGCCGACGACGTCGCCATCCTAGCGCGCCCCGCCCGGATCCGTGACTCAGACCGTGAAGTCCACCCCCTGGGCCAGCGGGAGCTCCCCGGAGAAGTTGATCGTGTTGGTCGCGCGGCGCATGTAGGCCCGCCACGCGTCCGACCCCGACTCGCGCCCGCCGCCGGTCTCCTTCTCGCCCCCGAAGGCGCCGCCGATCTCGGCGCCGGAGGTGCCGATGTTGACGTTGACGATGCCGCAGTCCGAGCCCTCGGCCGACAGGAAGAGCTCGGCCTCGGCGAGGTCGGAGGTGAAGACGCTCGATGACAGCCCCTGCGGCACGGCGTTGTTGAGCTCGATCGCGCCCGCGAAGTCGTCGTACGGCAGCACGTAGAGCAGCGGGGCGAACGTCTCCCGCGCGACCACGTCGGTCTGCGCGTCCATCCGGACGATCGCCGGCCGTGCGTAGTAGGCGTCGGGCGCGACGTCGGCGAACGCCCGGCCGCCGCCGGCGACGACCTTGCCGCCGTCGCCGGTGGCCGCGGCGATGGCGGCCTCCATGGCGTCGTACGCGCGCTGGTTGATCATCGGGCCGACGAGGGTGCCGTCGGCCATCGGGTTGCCGATCGGCAGGCGGTCGTACGCCGAGGCGAGCCGGTCGGTCAGCTCGTCGACGACGCTGGTGTGGGCGATCACGCGCCGCATCGTGGTGCAGCGCTGGCCCGCCGTACCGGCCGCGGAGAAGACGATGCCGCGCACGGCCAGGTCGAGGTCGGCGCTGCCGGACACGACGGCCGCGTTGTTGCCGCCGAGCTCGAGGAGGCTGCGCCCGAAGCGCTCGGCGACCCGCGGGCCGACGAGGCGGCCCATCCGGGTCGAGCCGGTGGCACTGAGCAGCGCCACGCCCGGGTGGTCGACGAGCGCCTGGCCGACCTCGGGGCCGCCGAGGAGCACCTGCGACAGCGCCTCGGGGGCACCGTGCTCCCGGATCGCCTGGGCGAGCACGGCGTGGCACGCGAGCGAGGTCAGCGGGGTCAGCTCGGACGGCTTCCAGACGACCGGGTCGCCGCAGACGAGGGCGACCGCGGTGTTCCACGACCAGACGGCGGCCGGGAAGTTGAAGGCGGAGACGACGCCGACGACACCGAGCGGGTGCCAGGTCTCCATCAGCCGGTGGCCGGGGCGCTCCGAGGGCATCGTGCGGCCGTAGAGCTGGCGCGACAGCCCGACGGCGAAGTCGCAGATGTCGATCATCTCCTGGATCTCGCCGCGCGCCTCGGAGGTGATCTTGCCGGCCTCGATGCTGACCAGGACCGCGAGGTCGTCCTTGTGCTCGGCCAGCAGCTCGCCGAAGCGCTTGACCAGCGCACCCCGGGCCGGCGCCGGCACCCGGCGCCAGGCCAGGAACGCCTCGTGCGCCCGGCCGACCGCCTCGTCGACGTACGCCGCATCCCTCCAACCGAGCGACGTCACCCGCTGGCCGTTGACCGGCGACCGGGTCTCGACGTCACCGCCCAGCGCGTCGACGTCGACCCCGCAACGACGGGCGGTGTCGAGGGCCAGCGCGGACAGCTCGGACTGGGTGGGGAGAGTCGTCATGGGTCGTTCCTACACGATCCCAGCGACGCCGGTTGAGTCGGGACTTCTGACCAGTTGAATCGGGAGATTTGACCGTCGAGTCGGGAGTTCTGGCGCGCCGGGTGTCCAAAAGTCCAGACTCGACCGTCAGAAGTCCGGATTCAACCGTCACAACTCCCGACTCGACCTCTCAGACGATGTTGAGCTCGGGACGTACGCCGCGGTCGGCGAACCGGTCGGCCGACAGCTCGGACACGTCCACGACGGGCGGCCGGTCGAGCACGAGGTCGCGCAGCACCTCGCCGATCGCCGGTCCCATCAGGAAGCCGTGGCCGGAGAAGCCGGTGGCGTAGAGGAACCGCGAGACCCCCTCCGCCTCGCCGACCAGGGCGTTGTGGTCGGGCGTCATCTCGTAGAGCCCGGCCCAGCCGGACGCGATGCCGACGTCGGCGAGCGCCGGCACCCGCCGCTCGATGGCCGCA is a window of Nocardioides conyzicola DNA encoding:
- the amaB gene encoding L-piperidine-6-carboxylate dehydrogenase, yielding MTTLPTQSELSALALDTARRCGVDVDALGGDVETRSPVNGQRVTSLGWRDAAYVDEAVGRAHEAFLAWRRVPAPARGALVKRFGELLAEHKDDLAVLVSIEAGKITSEARGEIQEMIDICDFAVGLSRQLYGRTMPSERPGHRLMETWHPLGVVGVVSAFNFPAAVWSWNTAVALVCGDPVVWKPSELTPLTSLACHAVLAQAIREHGAPEALSQVLLGGPEVGQALVDHPGVALLSATGSTRMGRLVGPRVAERFGRSLLELGGNNAAVVSGSADLDLAVRGIVFSAAGTAGQRCTTMRRVIAHTSVVDELTDRLASAYDRLPIGNPMADGTLVGPMINQRAYDAMEAAIAAATGDGGKVVAGGGRAFADVAPDAYYARPAIVRMDAQTDVVARETFAPLLYVLPYDDFAGAIELNNAVPQGLSSSVFTSDLAEAELFLSAEGSDCGIVNVNIGTSGAEIGGAFGGEKETGGGRESGSDAWRAYMRRATNTINFSGELPLAQGVDFTV
- a CDS encoding DEAD/DEAH box helicase; the encoded protein is MARSGQQQTANRRTSQRTSQRSSNQRGTNQRNGRRRPLDNDGIIPVLARAVREVENAVERRSAMPGVRTKFQVVALLAREERIRVKGDTEMSEAQRNEQLKRLDGIATILAKTAARDSTLFTLLAEDAVISDAAKELRKEMIAAAGLEAEVEEVPEVTETDAAATTERRVVPQSVISRQLAHPFLAPDFSGTAHKPLTHRLATWELLGPLFRSFEFAGAGATSCMALPEPASLQAAGGHELMHHQAQLVESARQGHRTFLLADEPGLGKTAQSLLAAEAAKAFPLLVVVPNVVKMNWAREAGIWTPHRAVAVIHGDGEDIDGFADIVVVNYEVLDRHVGWMAEHGFRGMVVDEAHFIKNKSSQRSQHVLHLSEQIRQRTVRPLLMALTGTPLINDIEDFRAIWQFLGWIDDRKPLPELMAPLEETGLTPADPAFYPAARRCVVDMGIVRRRKVDVAADIPARRVADLPVELDGEVGRSIRDAERELARRMVLRYETALATRTSGRTVEGIDHALVRQVAAWEREDTDSSSGENVFTMMRHIGQAKSALAADYAAQLARSVGKVVFFAKHIDVMDTAEETFARRGIRYTSIRGDQTTKAREKNISDFVNDPEVEVIVCSLSAAGVGINLQVASNLVLAELSWTDAEQTQAIDRVHRIGQSEPVTAWRIIAAQTIDTRIAELIDSKAGLAARALDGAGETVATSVDVQLEALVSLLTEALEEKQD